The genomic interval GCCATGGAACTTTTACCCCGCATTTCCAGGGCGCAGAGCATGGACATCCTCAGTTCGCAGGGGGCCGCTGCCGGCTACCAGTGCGTGCTGATCGCGGCGGCCTTCTGCCCCAAATTCTTCCCGATGCTCACTTACGCGGCCGGCACCATTCGCCCGACCCGCGTGCTGATGATCGGGGCGGGTGTGGCGGGCCTCCAGGCCATTGCCACCGCCAAACGCCTGGGGGCCATGGTGGAGGGGTACGACGTGCGCCCCGAAACCAGGGAACAGGTCGAGTCCCTGGGCGCAAAATTCGTGGACACGGGCGTCAGTGCGGCCGGAACAGGCGGGTACGCCCGCGAACTCACCGACGAGGAAAAAGCCCAGCAGGCCGTGAAACTCGGGAAAGCGGTGGCGCAGGCCGACGTCCTGATCACCACCGCAGCCGTGCCGGGTAAACGCGCGCCCCTCATCATTACTGCCGATATGGTGCGCGGCATGAAACCCGGCGCCGTGGTCGTGGACATGGCCGCCGAGACTGGTGGGAACGTCGCTGGCACCCTGCCGAACCAGGACGTGTGGGCGGGGGGCGTGCGCATCATCGGCCCGGTGAACCTGCCCAGCAACATGCCCGTTCACACGTCCGAGATGTTCTCGAAGAACCTCTACAACTTCATCAGCCCTTTCATCAAAGACGGCGTCCTGGCCCTCGACGACACCGACGAGGTGCTGACGGGCGCGACCCTCACGGCCAATGGCGAAGTGAAGCACCCAGGCGTGAGACAGGCACTGGGGCTGTAAGGCAGGTATGGCATTCGCTTTTGGCTTTTCACCCCTCCGGCCCTGCGGGCCACCTCCCCTTAAAAGGGAGGCAGGGGGTAGTTCTCGGCTCCCATTCAAGGGGAGCTGTCAGCGAAGCTGACTGAGGGGTCGCTTTTTTACCGAAGGAGAAAAAAATGAATGACTTCTTCTACATCTACATTTTCATGCTGGCGGCGTTCACCGGCTATGAGGTGATTTCGCGTGTTCCGGTGATTCTGCACACGCCTCTGATGTCCGGGTCTAACTTCGTTCACGGGGTGGTGCTGGTCGGGGCGATGTATGCGCTGGGTCACGCGCAGACCCCCTTCGAGCAGGCCATTGGGTTTTTCGCGGTGCTGCTGGGGGCGGCGAACGCGGCGGGCGGCTACGTGGTCACGGAACGCATGCTGGGCATGTTCAAGACCGAGAAGAAAGCACCCGCCAAACCCGTCCCTGCGGGCGAGAAGGTGAAGTGACATGGAAGGACACGCCTGGACTGGCGTCGACTGGATCATCAACCTCGCCTATTTCATCGTCGCCGTCCTCTTCATCCTGGGCCTGAAGGCCATGTCCAGCCCGGTCACGGCCCGCAAAGGCATCCTGTGGGCGGGCGCCGGCATGATTCTGGCGACCCTGGTGACCTTCCTTTACCCGGTGGCCACCAGCGTCAATTACCTGCTGATGCTGCTGGCCATCGTGATCGGTGGGGGCGCGGCGTGGTACCTGGGCAAGGTCGTGAAGATGACCGATATGCCGCAGATGGTCGCCGTGTACAACGGCATGGGAGGTGGCGCGGCAGCCGCGATTGCGGCGCTGGAATTTGCCCGCGGCGTGGTCAGCGGCCCGGTCATGACCACCCTGGCGGTGCTGGGGTCGTTGATCGGGGCGGTCGCCTTCAGCGGCTCGATCATCGCCTTTCTGAAACTCCAGGGCACCATGAAAAAGTCCCTTAAGATCCCCGCGCAGAACATGGTCAACGGCGTACTTGCCCTGGTCACGCTGGTGCTGGGCCTGCTGATCATCTTCACCGGGCCCAACCCGGTGTTTCTGGTGCTGTTCTTCCTGCTGGCGCTGCTGCTGGGCGTGCTGGTCGTGGCGCCCATCGGCGGGGCGGACATGCCGGTGGTGATCTCGCTCCTGAACGCCTTCACGGGCCTCGCGGTGGGCATGGAAGGGTACGTGCTGCAAAACCCGGCGCTGATCATTGCCGGGATCGTGGTGGGGGCATCCGGTCTGCTGCTGACGCAACTGATGGCGAAAGCCATGAACCGCGCCATTACGGGCGTCATCTTCACGCCCATCACCGGGGAAGCGCAGGCGGGCGCGGGCGGCCCGCAGGGCACCATGAAGGAAGTCGGCCCGATGGACGCCGCCGCCATGATGCGCTACGCCCAGAAAGTCATCATCGTGCCGGGGTACGGCATGGCCGTCGCGGGCGCACAGCACAAGGTCTGGGAGATGAGCAAACTGCTGATCGAC from Deinococcus fonticola carries:
- a CDS encoding NAD(P) transhydrogenase subunit alpha, with product MAVVIGVLGSPDPAERRTPMVPDVAKKLRAQGAEIVMQRGAGAGAYLSEADFPDVQWVNSADEVLARADMLWTLSPPENATLAQLKPGSVVVGLLQPYSSAERVQMLRDRNITAFAMELLPRISRAQSMDILSSQGAAAGYQCVLIAAAFCPKFFPMLTYAAGTIRPTRVLMIGAGVAGLQAIATAKRLGAMVEGYDVRPETREQVESLGAKFVDTGVSAAGTGGYARELTDEEKAQQAVKLGKAVAQADVLITTAAVPGKRAPLIITADMVRGMKPGAVVVDMAAETGGNVAGTLPNQDVWAGGVRIIGPVNLPSNMPVHTSEMFSKNLYNFISPFIKDGVLALDDTDEVLTGATLTANGEVKHPGVRQALGL
- a CDS encoding NAD(P) transhydrogenase subunit alpha → MNDFFYIYIFMLAAFTGYEVISRVPVILHTPLMSGSNFVHGVVLVGAMYALGHAQTPFEQAIGFFAVLLGAANAAGGYVVTERMLGMFKTEKKAPAKPVPAGEKVK
- a CDS encoding NAD(P)(+) transhydrogenase (Re/Si-specific) subunit beta, whose protein sequence is MEGHAWTGVDWIINLAYFIVAVLFILGLKAMSSPVTARKGILWAGAGMILATLVTFLYPVATSVNYLLMLLAIVIGGGAAWYLGKVVKMTDMPQMVAVYNGMGGGAAAAIAALEFARGVVSGPVMTTLAVLGSLIGAVAFSGSIIAFLKLQGTMKKSLKIPAQNMVNGVLALVTLVLGLLIIFTGPNPVFLVLFFLLALLLGVLVVAPIGGADMPVVISLLNAFTGLAVGMEGYVLQNPALIIAGIVVGASGLLLTQLMAKAMNRAITGVIFTPITGEAQAGAGGPQGTMKEVGPMDAAAMMRYAQKVIIVPGYGMAVAGAQHKVWEMSKLLIDQGVDVKFAIHPVAGRMPGHMNVLLAEAGVPYDLILDLEEINAEFPLTDVALVIGANDVVNPVARHDRSSPIYGMPILDADRAQQVIVNKRGKGAGYSGIENELFFQENTGLLYGSAQQAIAEVITNIKALG